The DNA sequence CCCGACAGCCAAGGACCCCATTCGTGACCACCGTCACTTCCGCCACCCCCGTCACCACAGGGACCACCGTCGTGCATCCCGGCGATTCGCTCACCGGTCGCCAGCGCCTGACGTACATCCTCATCCTGGGTGCCCTCACGGCACTCGGTCCGTTCACCATCGACACCTACCTCCCGGCGCTGCCGACCCTCCAGCAGGACTTCGCCGTCTCGACCGCCGCGATCCAGCTCACCCTGACCGCCACGACGATCGGGTTCGGCCTCGGGCAGCTGCTCGTGGGGCCGTGGTCCGACAAGATCGGCCGGCGGACCCCGCTCATGATCGCCACGGGCGTGCACATCGTCTCGTGCCTGTGCGCCTCCGTCGCTCCGAACGTCGAGCTCCTCGGCGTCGCCCGCACGCTGCAGGGAATCGGCGCCGCGGCGGGCGGCGTCGTGGCGATGGCCATGGTGCGCGACCTCTTCGGCGGCCGGCCGCTCGTGCGGATGCTCAGCCGCCTGGCGCTGGTCAACGGGCTGGCACCCGTCCTCGCGCCGGTCGTCGGATCGTCCCTCCTGCTCGTGATGCCGTGGCGCGGGATCTTCGTCGTGCTGGCCGCCTACGGCCTGTTCGTGGTCGCCTGCGTCGCGCTCTGGATCCGCGAGACGCTCCCGAAGGAGCGCCGGCACGACAGCGGGCACGCGACGGTCGGGCAGCGCTACCGGGCGGTGCTCTCCGACCGCGTGTTCGTGGGCATCGCGATCGTGGGGGCCGCGAACTTCACCGGCCTGTTCTCGTACCTGTCGTCGAGCTCGTTCATCTTCCAGGAGATCTACCGCTTCAACGCACAGCAGTACGGCCTCCTCTTCGCCGTGAACTCGATCGGCATCATCATCGGCGTGCAGAGCGCGGCGCGGCTGACGAAGTACATCGGCCCGCAGTGGATCCTCGCGGGCTCGACCGTCGTGATGTTCCTCTCCTCCGTGCTCATCGTGGTGCTCGATCAGGCCCATGCCGGGCTGCTCGGCACGGCGGTCCCGCTGTGGTTCTTCATCGCGGCCTGCGGCTTCGGCTTCCCGTGCGTCCAGGTGCTCGCGCTCAACGGCCACGGCCACGAGGCGGGCACGGCGGCGAGTCTCCTCGGAGCGCTCAACTTCGGCACGGCCGGCATCATCTCGCCGATCGTGGGCGTCCTCGGCGTGGGCAGCGCAGCTCCGATGGGGGCGGTGATGGCGATCTGCGCGCTCGTCTCCATCTCCTCCCTCTGGCTCATCGTCCGGCCGCGGACGGTTCCCGAGCTCGCGCACTGAGTCGCCGCCCGAAGCGAGGGTACGGTGGCAGCATGACGTCAGGGGAGGAGCCGGCCGGACCGGAGAGCACGCCGCCCGCCGAGGACCCGGCGGACACCGGCAGCATCGGGTCCGCCGAGGACCCCGACAGGCCGCCGTCCCCCGACGACAAGGAGGCGGTCCGCCAGGCGGCCAGGATCAGCACGGTGTGGCCGGTCGTCTCCGCATCGGTCGCCATCCTCGTGACGGTCCTGGTCGGCGCGATCATCGCGTTCCGGCCGCACGAGCCCTTCACGTTCGACATCCAGTGGATGGACGAGATCATCGAGCACCGCTCGCCGTTCTGGACCGTCCCCGCGCTGTTCTTCAACTATGCGGGCGGCAGCATCTACGGGTCGGTGATCATCCCCGTGCTGATCTTCCTGCTCCTGCTCGCCTTCCGTCGGCCCTGGGGGGCGGTGTACTTCGCCGTGGCGAGCGCGCTCTCCGGAATCTGCGTGCAGATCCTGAAGAACATCGTCGACCGGTCGCGCCCGACCACGATCCTGGTCCACGTCGACACCGGTTCATTCCCGTCCGGGCATACGGCCAATGCCGCGACGATGGTGGTCGTCCTCGGCATCCTGTTCCCGCGCGTGTGGGTGTGGTGCGCGGGTGCCGTCTGGGCCGTCCTCATGGCGATCAGCCGCACCTACCTCGGCGCCCACTGGCTGAGCGACACGATCGGGGGGCTGCTGCTCGGCGCGGGTGTCGCCGTGATCGTCTGGGCGCCCCTCGCGTACCGTCTCGCCAAGGAGCGACGGCAACCGCATCCGTTCTTCCTTTCGCAGCGCGCGCGAGCGGAGCGCGCTTCCCGCTGACGCGCCGGTCGCGCGATCCGCGCGCGCCACTTCACGAGGCCGCGCTAGCGAGGCCGCGCGTAACGGAGGAACTTCCGCTCCGCCACGCCACTTGTTCCCTCCCTGGGCCGCGCAACCCCGGCGTGTCGCGCCGCTTCTCCTCCCTCCCCGCCACCAACCCGCGGCCGCGGCCCGCGGCCTCCTCAGCCCGCGCCGCCGGGGAGGGGCCGCACCGTCAGCATCTGCTCCACGGTCCCGACCGGTCCGTCCGCGTCGTGGAGGATCGAGCTCGTGAGCCCTTGCCCGGTCGGCCCGAACGACACCGTGGTGTCGAGCCCGACCCACCGGCCGGCGGGCTTCCGGAACAGGTGCACCGTGAGGTCGACGTTCGGGAACATGAGCGTCTGCGGGTGCGCACGCACGGCGATCCCGTTCGCCGTGTCGATGAGCTTGATGAAGGAGGCGAGCGGTCCCGCCTCCTCGCCGGCCACCAGGGCGACGTCGGTCGTGATCCACGCGGCGGCACGTCCGGGCCGGTAGGGGCGCGCCTCCCGGATGTCGACCGACCGGATGTAGCCGCCGCCCCAGTGCTCCTCGATCGCCCGGCGCGGGAGGCTGTCCGGCGCAGGCAGGGGCTCCCAGTCGGTCCCCGCGATCACATCCGTCTCCTCGTCGGCGAGCAGCCACGCGCGCGCGGACACGACATCGCGGCCCGCGATGGTGGCCACCGCCTCCACGAGCTCGATGGTGCGGCCGGGCCGGAGGGTGCGCACCCGGATCGTGGTGTCCTCGCTCGCGATGCGGCCGAGGATGTCGAAGGACACGCGTCCGATGGTCATCGGAGGCCGTCCGATGCGCGAGAGCTCCAGCTCGTGAACGATCAGGCCGCCCAGCGGGCTCATGTGCTGGTCGCCCGGGTCCCACGCCCCTCCGACGTGCTCGGTCGGCGCGTACACGCCGTCGCCGATCCTCCGGAAGTAGCTCGGCTGCGCGTCGTCGGTCACTCGGTCCCCGCCTTCAGGTCTCGTCCGTTGTCGAGCGTAGGCGGTGCCCGCCGGGGTGGGCAAAACGGGTGGCCCCGGCGCCTGCCGCCGGCCCGACGGGGGAGGGACGATCAGCGGCCGACGCGGGGAAGCCGCTCGAACCACGACAGGAGTTGGGGCGAGGACCGCCGGAGCTGCTTCATCGTCATCGACTCCTCAGGCCGGGTGACGGGCACCTCGAACTCCTCCGCCACCCGCTCCATGGCCTCGGGCGACCAGAACTGACCGCGGAGCCGCAGCCGGTTGCGTCCGTCCTTCCCGGTCACGAACAGCTGCGGCAGCGTGTCGAGCGTGCTGCCCTCGTAAAGGTGGACGAGCGTCACCGAGGAGACGTCCGACGGGTGGGTCACCACCTCGTGCCCGGGGAAGCGCCGCTCGCGGACAACGCCGGGACCGACCGTCACGGTGGTGCTGAAGAAGGAGTACACAGCGAGGATCGTGACGAGGGTCACGACGACGTGCGCGACGAGCACCGCCGGCCAGGCGCCGCTCGGCTCGGCCAGCCAGTAGAGGACGGCGAACACCGGCATCGTCAGCGCGAGCACTGCCACGATTCCGCGCGAGAGGAGGTGCGCATGCGGTCGCAAGACCGTCTCACGGGCCACGTCCGTCTCCGTCCCCAGGGGTCGTCGTCCATCCATCGCCTTCGAGCCTTACCGATGGACGCCTCTGCGCGATAGCGGCATTTTGGGGGACACGACGACCGGACGTTCGTTTAATACACACCCCGCAGGGCAGATGAGCAGCGGCTGCGGCCGAGAGCCCCGCTCAGGTCAGCTTCGCCCGCATCGTGGCGGTGTCCTCGTGCCAGACGCGCGCATCGGCGCGGAGCACCACGAGCCGCTCCTCCAGGATCCCGGTGCGGATCTGCACCCCCGCCTCCCGGGCGAGCCGCCTGATCTCAGCGCGGACGGCGTCGAGGTCGCCGATCGCGCTCAGGGGCTCGGTGGTCTGCTCCTCGCGTCGCGCGGACTCGAACAGTCTGCGCGCCAGTTCTTCCGTCGATTCCGTCATGCTCGATCGCCTCCGGAGCCAACTCTGCCGCGCGCAGCGCACTCGCGGAAGACCGAGGGCCGCGAGGTCACACCGGAGGCTGGACCGGCTGCACGGGCTCCGTGGGCGCGGGAGGCGCGGTCGGCGCCGCCACGACGGGTTGCGCCGGGCCCACCATCCGGGCGCCTCCCCACGGCCGTTGCCGGTACAGCTCGAGCAGCTCCGCCCCCAGCCCGAAGAGCACCATCGCGATCCAGACGAGCACGTTCAGGATCGGGATCTGCAGGCCCACGATCAGGATCACACCGCCGACGAACGAGGTCAGCACCGGGTGATGGGAACCGCGGAGGATCAGCCGCCCGAGGTAATGCGCGCCGAAGACGAAGGTGGCGAGGGTCAGAACGGTCCAGATGAGGATTCCGGCCAGAGCGAGCGGGGCGCCGATCACCGTCACGAGCAGGAAGAGCAGGGCGAACGGCATGGCGATGGCCGCCACGAAGCCGACGAGCAGCGCCCGCCACGGCGACGGCATCAACCGGTCGGTCACCCGGTCCAGGGTCCGCGGAATGAGCAGGCCCGCCGCGACCGTGACGATGCTCAGCGCGATCAGCGCGTAGAGGGCGCCGAGGAACCAGGCGAGCACGCCCGCCCAGGGCGAGATCTGGGGCGCCGGCCGCGTCTGAGGCTCGACGTGCTGCACGGTGCCGCTGACCGCGCCGTTGGAGATGTGCGCGGTGTTCGCGCTGGTGTAGGTGACGTCGCCGCCGACCGAGCCGTCGATCGTCAGGTCGGTGGCGCTGACGAGCAGGTCGCGACCGACGTTGCCGGCGATCCGGATCGATGTCCCCGTCGCGACGATGTCCGTCCCCACGGTGCCCTGGTCGGCGACGTCGACCGTGGAGGCGAAGATCGTCCCGCTGCGCGCCACATCGCCGGTGATCGAGACGGTCTGGCCCGCGAGGCGGACGTTGCCGTCGACCTTGCCGCTGATGATGATCGTCTGGCCGGCCGCGATGACGTCGCCCGTCACGTCGCCGCTCACGGTCACCGTCTGCCCGGCGGCGTAGACGTCGCCGTCGACGGGACCGGAGACGTCGACCGTCGCGCCCGCGTAGAAGTGCGGGCCGGAGGCCCCGTTCACGGCGGCGCCGGCGCTCGAGGGGAGGGCCGCACCTCCCGTTCCGAGGATGGCGAACCCCGCCAATGCCGCCGCAGCGAACAGCCGTACCGTTCTCGATCGAACGCTCATGTCAGCGACCCCCTGGACTCGAGCACACACCGGTCGCGCGGAACGACCGCCTCACCAGGATGAGGGCGCGGGGTCTCCGGGGCTAGGGTCGTTGGTCCCTGCCGCGCGGGCGAGCCCCTGCCGTGGTTCCTTCCTCCATCGGACGCGGCTCGGTCGTGTCGGGCCCCGGAGGGCGGCTCGGCGCCTCCGGAGGCTCGACCGGGGCCGGGCCGTTCCGCAGCAAGCGCGCGTGCAGGATGTCGCCGATGAACAGGTCGTACACGACGACGCCGATCACCCCGCCGATCAGCGGACCGACGATCGGCACCCACATGTACCACGCGAACCACGGCCCGTCTCCGGGGACAGCGAGGTTCCCCCATCCCGCCACCCAGGCGAGCAGGCGCGGGCCGAGGTCGCGGGCCGGGTTGATGGCGTACCCGGCGTTCGCCCCGTAGGACATGCCGATCGCCGCCACGGCGAACCCGATGATCAGCGGACCGAGGTTCGCCTGCACGGCCGTGTTGCGCAGATCGATGACGGCCACGATCAGCAGCACGAGGAACATCGTGCCCACGATCTGGTCGAGGAGCGGTCCCCACATGTTGCCGTCGAAGTAGGGCGCGGGGAAGGTCGCGAAGATCGAGAAGGAGGCGAGGGTGTGCCCGTTGACCTTGGGCGGCTTGCTGGCCGCGTCGAAGGCGCCGATCGCCGCGGCATAGACGCCGAGCACGAGCGCCGCACCGACGAAGGCCCCCAGCAGCTGCGAGAGCATGTACGGGAGCACCTTCACCCAGGCGAATCCTCGCCGGAACGCGAACGCGAGGGTGACCGCGGGATTGAGGTGGGCGCCGCTGACGCCGCCGGCGACGTACACGCCGAACACCACCGCCATGGCCCAGCCCCAAGTGATCAGGAGCCAGTCCCCGGTGCCCAGGAAGAAGGTCGTCGGGCCTGCCGTGCGCCCTGATCCGGGAAGGGCGGCCACCGCCATCGCGACCACGCCGTCGCCGAACGCGATCAGAACCAGGGTGCCGAGGAACTCCGCGAGGCACTCGCCCCACAGGCCGCCCCGGCGTTTCAGACCCCAGCCTCGGATGAGGACAGGGATCGAGTCTTCTGTCATCGCACACCTCCCTGAGAGGCGCGGCGCACCGCTGCGTCGTCGTACGACCAGTGTCCCGCAGTGCTTGCGTCAGTGCAAGGGATTGTGAATATTCATCTATTTATCGGGGAATCGTCCGGTCACAATTGTGTGCGATGGTGGGACAATTGCTTTATCGCAATTGAAGGAGGCGGTGATCATGACCGATCCGATCGGACGTGACGCTGTCGAAGGGCGCTACACCCAGCGAGAGCCCGAGATCGCCGAACCGAGGAACGTGCACGGGCAGTACACGGAGCGCGAGGGGGCGGGTCCCGAGCCCGACGTCGCCGGCACCTACGTCGGTGCCGAACGAGAAGGCTCCAAGCCGCTGGTCCGCAGCACCCACCAGCGCAGCGGCAACTATCCCAAGGCCGAGCACGAGTCGTCGCGCGACGCGAGAAGGTGATCCTCGCCCCGGTCGGCCCCGTCACGCGTCCGCGCGGTCGTACCTCCTCCGCGTCGGGCAACTGCGAGGGGCCGGCCGGTGCGCGCCTCAGCGCCGAGCCGCCACGAGCCCGTCGATGAGCAGCTCGATCAGGCGGCTGGCCAGCTCGCGCTGATCCTCGTGACGGGTCACCATCGCGATCCCGCCGAGAGCCATCAGGACGTCCGACGAGTCGACGTCGGGACGCAGGCCGCCGGTCGCGCGGCCGGTGTCGATGAGGGTCGCGACCGCTCCCTCGAGCGCCTCCCTGCTGTGGGCGCGAAGACCGTCGTGGGCTGCCAGGATGGCGGGCAGCGCATCCGACATCCCCTGCTTCGTGAGCATGTAGTCGACGAAGGCCTCCATCCACTCGCGCAGGGCCGCGGTCGGCTCGCGATCCTCGAGGAGCTCGGCCGCGGCGGCCGCCAGGCGATCCGTCTCCGTCCGGTACACGGCCTCGATCAGGTCCTCCCGGGTGGGGAAGCGGCGGTACAGCGTGCCGATGCCGACCCCGGCCTCGCCGGCGATCGCCTTGAGGGAGGCCTCCGGTCCGTCTGCCGCGAAGGCGGCGGCCGCCACCTCGAGCAGGCGCTCTTGATTGGCCTGAGCGTCTGAGCGCAATCGCCGGGGCATGATCCTCCTTGCTAAACGGACTTGGCTCCGCTTAGGTTGGAACATAAACGGACCCGAATCCGTTTATAGCAGGCGACGCCGGTCATGGCGCCAGGGAAGAGGGAATCGACATCATGGTTCAGCAGCGAGTGACGACACCGTTCGGGGCCCGATCGACCGCCGAGGAGGTCATCGCCGGGGTGGATCTGACGCGCCGCAGGGCGATCGTGACGGGCGGCGCCGCGGGACTGGGCTACGAGACCGCCCGTGCGCTGGCATCGGCCGGCGCAGAGGTGACGATCGCCGCTCGACGTCCCGATGCCGCGAGCGAAGCAGCGGAAAGGATCGCGGCCGAGACGGGCAACGAGCTCGTTCATCCCGCGGTCATGGACCTCGCAGATCTCGACTCCGTGGCGAGGTTCGCGAGCGCATGGACGGGTCCTCTGCACATCCTCGTGAACAATGCCGGGATCATGGCGACGCCGGAGCAGCGGACGCCGCAGGGGCGCGAGCTGCAGTTCGCGACCAACCACCTCGGCCACTTCGCGCTCACGGTCCGGCTCTTCGAGGCCCTGAAGGCGGCGCACGGGGCCCGGGTGGTCGTCGTCAGCTCCGTCGGTCATGTCAACGGACCGGTTCGCTTCGACGATCCGGACTTCACCTCGGAACCGTACGACCCGTGGCTCGCCTATGCGCAGTCGAAGACCGCCAACATCCTGTTCGCGGTCGAGGCGAGCCGGCGCTGGGCCGAGGATGAGATCGCGGTCAACGCCCTCAATCCGGGGCGCATCTGGGGCACGGGACTGGGCCGGCACATCCAGGCCCCGCCCGCCTCCTTCGACCCCTCGGGCACCACGGGTGTGTCCGTGAAGACCGTCGAGCAGGGAGCGGCGACCTCGGTCCTCTTGGCCGCGTCGCCACTCGTGGAGGGTGTGACCGGCCTCTACTTCGAGGATGCGCAGCAGGCGGAGCCGTTCACTCCGGGAGTGCGGCGTGGAGTGGCCGACTACGCCCTCGACCCGGGCAATGCGAGGCGGTTGTGGGAGCTCTCGGTGCGATACACCGGCGTCGATGGCTGAGCCCCCGGGCGAAGATCGAAGGCCCCGGCTTCCGCGTAATTACGCGGATCTCGGGGCCTTTGCCATCTACGACACTGGCGGAGAATGGGGGATTCGAACCCCCGAGGGCTTGCACCCAACACGCTTTCCAAGCGTGCGCCATAGGCCACTAGGCGAATTCTCCTGGGTCGCCATCACCTCGCGGGCGACGGCTCCGAATATCTTACCGGACGCCGGCGGGGCCCGTGTGCACGGCCTCCCAGCCGCACCCGCTAGACTGGTACCCGGCTCCCCACGTGGCGCCATCCAGGCCAACTCCCCCAGGGCGGAAACGCAGCAAGGGTAACCGGGCTCTGGCGGGTGCGTGGGGGGTCTTTTTCGTTTCTTCTGCGATTCTCCTTCGTGTCACCGGCGCCGCGTAGAGTGTGGACAGCGACCCCGTCCTTCTACGGTTTGTAGAATAAGGATTCCGACGAGTTCGAGGTGCACATGACCGAGCAGGGGATCACTCAGCCGCCGGCCACCGGCACGACCAGTGACGAGGCCGTCCTGGCATCGGAGGCGTTCGTCGTCGGCTTCCCGCTGGTGTTCGACCTGGAGCAGGTCGACCGGTTCGTCCGCGAGGGGATCGGCAGCACGCCGGCGACGCCGTTCAACGCCTTCGGTCACGCCCGTTCGCTGGCGGGTCCCGACGACACCTTCGTCTCCATCAACAACGACACCGTCTATTCGATCGCGCAGATCGACCTGGGCACCGGCCCGCTGCTGCTCCGCATCCCGGATTCGGGCGACCGCTACCGCGTCCTCCAGTTCGTCGACGCCTGGACGGAGAACTTCGCCTACGTCGGGACACGTGCCACCGGGAACGGCGCGGGGGAGTTCCTCCTCGTCCCGCCGGACTGGCAGGGGGAGGCGCCCGCTGACACGACGCTCATCCGTTTCCCCACGCGGATCGGCTCCATCGTCGGCCGCTGGGCCGTCGACGGCGCGGCCGACCTGCCCGCCGTCCGTGCGCTGCAGGACGCCCTGACGCTGACTCCGACCCGGGAGACCTTCGCTGCACCGGAGGGCGTACCCGCCGTGCCGCAGGGACCGAGCGACGCGCTGACCTTCTTCGAGCGCCTCCGCGTGTGGTCGCGGGCCTTTCCTGCCGCGCCCCACGACACGGCGGCGCTCGAATCGTACGAGCCGCTCGGGCTCACCGGCGATGTGCCCGTCTCCGAGTTGCCCGCTGCCACGCAGGCGGCGCTCGAGGCCGGGTACGCGGTCGGCAACGAGGCGCTGGAGGCGGCCCTGCGCGCGGGTGCCGCCGTCGACGGCTGGCAGCTCAACCTCCACGCCTTCGACTACAACGTCGACTTCTTCGAGGTGGGCACCCTCCGCGACGACGCCTGGATGATGACCGACACGAGCACGCGGTACGCGAACCGCGCCGCGGCGGCGCTCGGTGGTCTGTGGGGCAACCACGGCTACGAGGCGGCGTACGCGTCGACGTACGTCGACGCCGACGGCCGGGCGCTCGACGGCGCGAACGAATACCGGCTCCGGCTCAGCCCGACGCCGCCGGTCGGCGCCTTCTGGTCGCTGACCATGTACGACCTTCCGGACTACTACCTGGTCCGCAACGAGCTCGACCGCTACTCGCTCGGCGACCGCACGCCGGGCCTCGTGCACGACGACGACGGAGGACTGACGATCACGATGAGCGCGACCCGACCGGCCGACCCGAAGGCCGCGGCGAACTGGCTGCCGGCACCCGCGGGTCCGTTCCGCCCGCTGCTGCGGATGTACCTCCCCGGCGCCGACGTGCTCTCGGGCGAGTACCGCCTCCCGGCGATCGAACGCGTCGACGCGAGCGAGAGGACGGCCTGAGGGTGGCGCGCTCGCTCTACATCACCTCGGCGGAGGGGCACACCGGCAAGTCGACGGTCGCTCTCGGTGTGCTCGAGGCACTGCGCCATTCCGTCGGCCGAGTGGGCGTCTTCCGGCCGATCTCCCGATCGATCGTCGAGCGCGACTACGTGCTCGAACTGCTCCTCCAGCGCGTGACGGCCGACCTCTCGTACGACGACGCCCTCGGCGTCACCTACGAGGACGTCCACACCGACGCCGAGGCCGCCCTGGGCGAGATCGTGCGGCGGTTCCGCGAGGTGGAGGCGCGCTGCGACACGGTCGTCATCCTCGGCTCGGATTACACCGACGTCGGCAGCCCGACCGAGCTCGGCTACAACGCGCGCATCGCGGCGAACCTCGGAGCCCCGGTGCTCCTCGTTCTCGGCGGCCGGGTCGGCCAGGGCTACGGCGAGCGGCTCGGTCAGGCCGACCCGCGCTCTCCGGAGGAGCTGCGCCAGCTCGCCGAGCTCGCGGTGACCGAGCTCAAGGCCGAGCACGTGAGCCTGCTCGGCGTGGTCGCCAACCGGGCCGACGCCGACCGGCTCGACGAGATCGTCGCGGCCGTCGGCTCCGTGATCGGCGCGGCGGCGGCTGCGGCTGGCACGCCCGACCGGCCTCCCGTGTGGGCGATCCCGGAGGACCTCTTCCTCGTCGCTCCCAGCATCCGCTCCATCATGGAGGCGACCGACGCGACCCTGGTGGCGGGCGACGAGGCCCTCCTCGCCCGCGAGGCGCTCGGGGTGGTCGTCGCCGGGATGTCGATGAACAACGTCCTCCCCCGGCTGATCGAGGGGTCCGTCGTCGTCGTGCCCGGCGACCGCACGGAGGTGCTGCTCGCCGTCCTCATGGCCAACGCCTCGGGCACGTTCCCCTCCATCGCCGGCATCGTGCTGAACGGCGGGTTCGACCTGCCGGAGCCGATCGAACGCCTCCTCGCGGGGCTGCGGTCGCCGCTGCCGATCGGCCGCACCACGCTCGACACCTACGAGACCGTGCTCCGCATCACGCACGCCCGGGGGAGGCTCGCCGCCGACTCGCAGCGCAAGTACGACACCGCGCTGGCGCTGTTCGAGCGTCACGTCGACGCCGCCGCCCTGCTCGCGCGCCTCGATGTGACGCGGCACAACGTGGTCACGCCGCTGATGTTCGAGTACGACCTCATCGAGCGGGCGCGCCGGGCGGACAAGCACATCGTGCTCCCGGAGGGCGAGGACGACCGCATCCTCCGGGCCGCTCACACCCTCCTCGCGCGCCGCGTGGCCCGGCTGACGATCCTCGGCGAGCCGTTCGAGGTGCGCTCCCGGGCGATCGAGCTGGGCCTCGACATCTCGGCGGCCGAGGTCCTGAGCCCGTTCGACGACGTCCTCCGGCTGCGCTTCGCGGAGGAGTACGCGCGGCTGCGCGCCCACAAGGGCATCACCGTCGACCAGGCCGCCGACACGGTGACCGACTCCTCCTACTTCGGCACGATGATGGTCCACCTCGGTCTCGCCGACGGCATGGTCTCCGGCGCCGCGCACACCACCGCGCACACGATCAGGCCGGCGTTCGAGATCATCAAGACCCGGCCGGGCGTCTCGGTCGTGTCGAGCGTGTTCCTCATGGCGCTGGCCGACAAGGTGCTCGTCTACGGCGACTGCGCGGTCATCCCCGACCCGACGTCCGAGCAGCTGGCCGACATCGCGGTGTCGTCCGCACGGACCGCCGAGCAGTTCGGCATCGAGCCGCGCGTCGCGATGCTGTCGTACTCGACCGGCGACTCGGGCGCCGGCGCCGACGTCGTGAAGGTCCGCGAGGCCACCGAACTCGTCCGCGAGCGGGCTCCGCAGCTCGCCGTCGACGGGCCGATCCAGTACGACGCCGCCGCGGACGCGGCCGTCGCGGCGGCGAAGATGCCGGGGTCGGAGGTGGCGGGCCGCGCGACGGTGTTCATCTTCCCCGACCTCAACACCGGCAACAACACGTACAAGGCGGTCCAGCGGAGTGCGGGCGCCGTCGCGATCGGACCGATCCTGCAGGGCCTGCGCAAGCCGATCAACGACCTCTCCCGCGGAGCGACCGTCGACGACATCGTCAACACGGTGGCGATCACAGCGATCCAGGCGGCGCTGTCATGAGCGCCGTCCTCGTCGTCAACAGCGGCTCGTCGTCGTTCAAGTACCAGCTGATCGACAGCGAGTCGGAGGAGTCCCTCGCGTCCGGCCTCGTCGAGCGGATCGGCGAGGCGAGCGGTCGGACCTCCCATCGCGGACCGGACGGCACCAGCGAGCGCACCCTGCAGATCCCCGACCAC is a window from the Leifsonia sp. AG29 genome containing:
- a CDS encoding DUF1254 domain-containing protein; this translates as MTEQGITQPPATGTTSDEAVLASEAFVVGFPLVFDLEQVDRFVREGIGSTPATPFNAFGHARSLAGPDDTFVSINNDTVYSIAQIDLGTGPLLLRIPDSGDRYRVLQFVDAWTENFAYVGTRATGNGAGEFLLVPPDWQGEAPADTTLIRFPTRIGSIVGRWAVDGAADLPAVRALQDALTLTPTRETFAAPEGVPAVPQGPSDALTFFERLRVWSRAFPAAPHDTAALESYEPLGLTGDVPVSELPAATQAALEAGYAVGNEALEAALRAGAAVDGWQLNLHAFDYNVDFFEVGTLRDDAWMMTDTSTRYANRAAAALGGLWGNHGYEAAYASTYVDADGRALDGANEYRLRLSPTPPVGAFWSLTMYDLPDYYLVRNELDRYSLGDRTPGLVHDDDGGLTITMSATRPADPKAAANWLPAPAGPFRPLLRMYLPGADVLSGEYRLPAIERVDASERTA
- a CDS encoding phosphatase PAP2 family protein, with translation MTSGEEPAGPESTPPAEDPADTGSIGSAEDPDRPPSPDDKEAVRQAARISTVWPVVSASVAILVTVLVGAIIAFRPHEPFTFDIQWMDEIIEHRSPFWTVPALFFNYAGGSIYGSVIIPVLIFLLLLAFRRPWGAVYFAVASALSGICVQILKNIVDRSRPTTILVHVDTGSFPSGHTANAATMVVVLGILFPRVWVWCAGAVWAVLMAISRTYLGAHWLSDTIGGLLLGAGVAVIVWAPLAYRLAKERRQPHPFFLSQRARAERASR
- a CDS encoding MIP/aquaporin family protein, with amino-acid sequence MTEDSIPVLIRGWGLKRRGGLWGECLAEFLGTLVLIAFGDGVVAMAVAALPGSGRTAGPTTFFLGTGDWLLITWGWAMAVVFGVYVAGGVSGAHLNPAVTLAFAFRRGFAWVKVLPYMLSQLLGAFVGAALVLGVYAAAIGAFDAASKPPKVNGHTLASFSIFATFPAPYFDGNMWGPLLDQIVGTMFLVLLIVAVIDLRNTAVQANLGPLIIGFAVAAIGMSYGANAGYAINPARDLGPRLLAWVAGWGNLAVPGDGPWFAWYMWVPIVGPLIGGVIGVVVYDLFIGDILHARLLRNGPAPVEPPEAPSRPPGPDTTEPRPMEEGTTAGARPRGRDQRP
- a CDS encoding SDR family NAD(P)-dependent oxidoreductase — translated: MVQQRVTTPFGARSTAEEVIAGVDLTRRRAIVTGGAAGLGYETARALASAGAEVTIAARRPDAASEAAERIAAETGNELVHPAVMDLADLDSVARFASAWTGPLHILVNNAGIMATPEQRTPQGRELQFATNHLGHFALTVRLFEALKAAHGARVVVVSSVGHVNGPVRFDDPDFTSEPYDPWLAYAQSKTANILFAVEASRRWAEDEIAVNALNPGRIWGTGLGRHIQAPPASFDPSGTTGVSVKTVEQGAATSVLLAASPLVEGVTGLYFEDAQQAEPFTPGVRRGVADYALDPGNARRLWELSVRYTGVDG
- a CDS encoding multidrug effflux MFS transporter; protein product: MTTVTSATPVTTGTTVVHPGDSLTGRQRLTYILILGALTALGPFTIDTYLPALPTLQQDFAVSTAAIQLTLTATTIGFGLGQLLVGPWSDKIGRRTPLMIATGVHIVSCLCASVAPNVELLGVARTLQGIGAAAGGVVAMAMVRDLFGGRPLVRMLSRLALVNGLAPVLAPVVGSSLLLVMPWRGIFVVLAAYGLFVVACVALWIRETLPKERRHDSGHATVGQRYRAVLSDRVFVGIAIVGAANFTGLFSYLSSSSFIFQEIYRFNAQQYGLLFAVNSIGIIIGVQSAARLTKYIGPQWILAGSTVVMFLSSVLIVVLDQAHAGLLGTAVPLWFFIAACGFGFPCVQVLALNGHGHEAGTAASLLGALNFGTAGIISPIVGVLGVGSAAPMGAVMAICALVSISSLWLIVRPRTVPELAH
- a CDS encoding TetR/AcrR family transcriptional regulator — encoded protein: MPRRLRSDAQANQERLLEVAAAAFAADGPEASLKAIAGEAGVGIGTLYRRFPTREDLIEAVYRTETDRLAAAAAELLEDREPTAALREWMEAFVDYMLTKQGMSDALPAILAAHDGLRAHSREALEGAVATLIDTGRATGGLRPDVDSSDVLMALGGIAMVTRHEDQRELASRLIELLIDGLVAARR
- a CDS encoding thioesterase family protein, which encodes MTDDAQPSYFRRIGDGVYAPTEHVGGAWDPGDQHMSPLGGLIVHELELSRIGRPPMTIGRVSFDILGRIASEDTTIRVRTLRPGRTIELVEAVATIAGRDVVSARAWLLADEETDVIAGTDWEPLPAPDSLPRRAIEEHWGGGYIRSVDIREARPYRPGRAAAWITTDVALVAGEEAGPLASFIKLIDTANGIAVRAHPQTLMFPNVDLTVHLFRKPAGRWVGLDTTVSFGPTGQGLTSSILHDADGPVGTVEQMLTVRPLPGGAG